One segment of Sphingomonas qomolangmaensis DNA contains the following:
- a CDS encoding superoxide dismutase has product MAFELPPLPYAYDALEPTIDQETMTLHHDKHHKAYTDKLNEGVAKDGLEGKSIEEILGSISSASTQVRNNGGGYWNHDFFWKTMAPAGERGEMSPELKAAVEAFGGLDKLKEEFNTKGAGQFGSGWAWLIADASGALQITSTPNQDNPLMDVVEAKGTPLLGNDVWEHAYYLTYRNDRGAYLKAWWDVVNWDVVSQRYAAAKG; this is encoded by the coding sequence ATGGCTTTCGAACTTCCCCCGTTGCCCTATGCCTATGACGCGCTGGAGCCGACCATCGACCAGGAAACGATGACGCTGCACCACGACAAGCACCACAAGGCCTATACCGACAAGCTGAACGAGGGCGTCGCCAAGGACGGGCTCGAGGGCAAGTCGATCGAGGAAATTCTGGGCAGCATTTCGTCGGCATCGACGCAGGTACGCAACAATGGCGGCGGCTATTGGAACCATGACTTCTTCTGGAAGACGATGGCACCCGCAGGCGAGCGCGGCGAAATGTCGCCCGAGCTAAAGGCCGCGGTCGAAGCGTTCGGTGGGCTCGACAAGCTGAAGGAAGAGTTCAACACCAAGGGCGCCGGCCAGTTCGGTTCGGGCTGGGCGTGGCTGATCGCCGACGCATCGGGCGCGCTGCAGATCACCTCGACCCCCAACCAGGACAATCCTCTGATGGACGTCGTCGAGGCCAAGGGCACCCCGCTGCTCGGCAACGACGTGTGGGAGCACGCTTATTATCTGACGTACCGCAACGATCGCGGCGCGTATCTCAAGGCGTGGTGGGATGTGGTGAACTGGGACGTCGTGTCGCAGCGCTACGCAGCCGCGAAGGGCTGA
- the pspC gene encoding envelope stress response membrane protein PspC has translation MSAIRTKLYLDKPNGKWMGVCAGIADYTGVDVIWVRVGAVMLTLLGGFPWTLIAYGMIGWMAPQKPSGLYDNAEDAKFWQGVRSNPKRSTAEVRSKFRDIDRRLAEIETYYVSRNTRLADEIDRLR, from the coding sequence ATGTCCGCGATCCGCACCAAACTGTATCTCGACAAGCCGAACGGGAAATGGATGGGCGTATGCGCAGGCATCGCCGACTATACCGGGGTCGATGTCATCTGGGTCCGCGTCGGCGCGGTCATGCTGACTTTGCTCGGCGGCTTTCCCTGGACGCTGATCGCCTATGGCATGATCGGCTGGATGGCACCGCAGAAGCCAAGTGGCCTGTACGACAATGCCGAGGACGCCAAGTTCTGGCAGGGCGTACGATCGAACCCCAAGCGCTCGACCGCTGAGGTCCGCTCGAAGTTCCGCGACATTGATCGCCGGCTCGCCGAGATCGAGACCTATTATGTCAGCCGCAATACCCGGCTGGCCGACGAGATCGACCGGTTGCGCTGA
- the pspB gene encoding envelope stress response membrane protein PspB yields MEDVFLPIMICGVLFIGMPWIILHYITKWKQAPTLTNEDEKLLDELHLMARRLDERLETIERIVSADNPDFRPQARSAEPESPYDYRRN; encoded by the coding sequence ATGGAAGACGTCTTCCTGCCCATCATGATCTGCGGCGTGCTGTTCATCGGCATGCCCTGGATCATCCTCCACTACATCACGAAGTGGAAACAGGCGCCGACGCTGACCAACGAGGACGAGAAGCTGCTCGACGAGCTGCACCTCATGGCGCGCCGCCTCGACGAACGGCTCGAGACGATCGAACGGATCGTGTCTGCCGACAACCCCGATTTCCGGCCGCAGGCGCGCAGCGCCGAGCCCGAATCGCCCTATGACTATCGGAGGAACTGA
- a CDS encoding putative bifunctional diguanylate cyclase/phosphodiesterase produces MPSDHDLLERRRTSLVRTDIITGAVSAAAILLFVATGGAVLSQTVAHYTAGGAPADRGLVIALLLNVALVLIGWRRHDALSKEVRVRTAAEARATMLASRDPLTGFYNRRSLADEGAALLALAQRRGKAVALLMLDLDHFKSVNDMHGHAIGDTLLRMVADEIIAILPPTALNTRLGGDEFACAFLFDPTVPDMVDRIADRLVSRLAQPFEAEGLRLHISCSVGVARSDFECPTIEALMRAGDIAMYAAKKSGRNRCVWFDASMERELQQRNDLEQGLRVGIPRGEIVPYFEQQVDIATGKLNGFEVLARWEHPTRGIISPERFIPIAEETGMIADLSMSIMQQAFTAARDWDPSLTISINISPWQLRDAWLAQKIIKTLTETGFPAGRLEIEITESALFENMALAQSIAGSLKNQGVKLALDDFGTGYSSLAHLRALPFDRIKIDKSFVTSINESADSAAIVTAIVRLGESLNLPVTAEGIEDAAIEARLKAMNCAKGQGWFYGKPLSLIGVRRFLAERHMLLGMPAASKVEEMGSKRMAG; encoded by the coding sequence ATGCCGAGCGATCACGACCTGCTGGAACGCCGGCGCACGAGCCTCGTCCGCACCGATATCATCACCGGCGCGGTTTCCGCCGCCGCGATCCTGCTGTTCGTCGCGACTGGCGGCGCGGTGCTATCGCAGACCGTCGCGCACTATACCGCAGGTGGGGCCCCCGCCGATCGCGGGTTGGTGATCGCCTTGCTGCTCAACGTCGCGCTGGTGCTGATCGGCTGGCGCCGCCACGATGCCCTGTCGAAGGAAGTCCGCGTCCGCACCGCTGCCGAAGCGCGCGCGACGATGCTGGCATCGCGCGATCCGCTCACCGGCTTCTACAATCGCCGCAGCCTGGCCGACGAAGGCGCCGCGCTGCTCGCGCTGGCGCAGCGTCGAGGCAAGGCGGTTGCGCTGCTGATGCTCGATCTCGACCATTTCAAGTCGGTCAACGACATGCACGGCCACGCGATCGGCGACACCTTGCTGCGCATGGTCGCCGACGAGATCATCGCGATCCTGCCGCCGACCGCGCTCAATACCCGATTGGGCGGCGACGAATTCGCCTGCGCCTTCCTGTTCGATCCGACCGTCCCCGACATGGTCGATCGGATCGCCGATCGCCTCGTCAGCCGCCTCGCGCAGCCGTTCGAGGCCGAGGGGCTTCGCCTGCACATCAGCTGTTCGGTCGGGGTCGCGCGATCGGACTTCGAATGCCCGACGATCGAGGCGCTGATGCGCGCGGGCGACATCGCGATGTACGCCGCCAAGAAATCGGGCCGCAATCGCTGCGTGTGGTTCGACGCATCGATGGAGCGCGAGCTCCAGCAGCGCAACGACCTCGAACAGGGGCTTCGCGTCGGCATCCCGCGCGGCGAGATCGTCCCCTATTTCGAGCAGCAGGTCGACATCGCCACCGGCAAGCTCAACGGCTTCGAAGTGCTGGCGCGCTGGGAGCATCCGACGCGCGGCATCATCAGCCCCGAACGCTTCATCCCGATCGCCGAGGAAACCGGCATGATCGCCGACCTGTCGATGTCGATCATGCAACAGGCGTTCACCGCGGCGCGCGACTGGGATCCCTCGCTCACCATTTCGATCAACATCTCCCCCTGGCAGCTGCGCGACGCGTGGCTGGCGCAGAAGATCATCAAGACGCTCACCGAAACCGGCTTCCCCGCCGGCAGGCTCGAGATCGAGATCACCGAAAGCGCGCTGTTCGAGAACATGGCGCTGGCGCAATCGATCGCGGGCAGCCTGAAGAACCAGGGGGTAAAGCTGGCGCTCGACGATTTCGGCACCGGCTATTCGAGCCTCGCGCATCTTCGCGCGCTGCCCTTCGACCGGATCAAGATCGACAAATCCTTCGTCACCTCGATCAACGAAAGCGCCGATTCGGCGGCGATCGTCACCGCGATCGTGCGACTGGGCGAAAGCCTCAACCTCCCCGTCACTGCCGAGGGGATCGAGGACGCCGCGATCGAGGCGCGGTTGAAGGCGATGAACTGCGCCAAGGGCCAGGGCTGGTTCTACGGAAAACCGCTGTCGCTGATCGGCGTGCGGCGGTTTCTTGCCGAGCGGCATATGCTGCTGGGAATGCCGGCAGCAAGTAAAGTCGAAGAAATGGGATCGAAGCGAATGGCCGGGTGA
- the pspA gene encoding phage shock protein PspA, with the protein MGIFSRTRDIIAANMTDLLDKAEDPAKMIRMIILEMEETLVEVRASAARTIADQKEMRRHIAKLDKLQDSWTEKAELALSKDREDLAKAALVERQKAADMAAQLHAEIAVLDESLTASETDIAKLQNKLREARTRQNSIVTRLESANNRVRMREMYAGEKVADAFSRFDILERRVDVAEGRADAAGMGGVTKSLEEEIAELKSAEKVDADLAALKARMGKEG; encoded by the coding sequence ATGGGCATTTTTTCCCGCACCCGCGACATCATCGCCGCGAACATGACCGACCTGCTCGACAAGGCCGAAGACCCCGCGAAGATGATCCGCATGATCATCCTCGAAATGGAGGAAACCTTGGTCGAGGTCCGCGCATCGGCGGCACGCACGATCGCCGACCAGAAGGAAATGCGCCGCCACATCGCCAAGCTCGACAAGCTGCAGGACAGCTGGACCGAGAAGGCCGAGCTGGCGCTGTCGAAGGATCGCGAGGATCTGGCCAAGGCCGCATTGGTCGAGCGCCAGAAGGCAGCCGACATGGCCGCCCAGCTGCACGCCGAGATCGCGGTGCTCGATGAATCGCTGACCGCGTCGGAAACCGACATCGCCAAGCTGCAGAACAAGCTGCGCGAGGCGCGCACCCGGCAGAATTCGATCGTCACCCGCCTCGAAAGCGCGAACAACCGCGTGCGGATGCGTGAAATGTATGCCGGCGAAAAGGTCGCCGACGCCTTCTCGCGCTTCGACATTCTCGAGCGCCGGGTCGATGTCGCCGAGGGCCGCGCCGATGCGGCGGGCATGGGCGGCGTCACCAAGAGCCTGGAGGAGGAAATCGCCGAGCTCAAATCAGCCGAAAAGGTCGATGCCGACCTTGCCGCGCTGAAGGCTCGGATGGGTAAGGAGGGCTGA
- a CDS encoding DUF924 family protein translates to MASDLGTEGAEVHAAAARVLAFWFDETPPERQFAQDAEFDEMITDRFGGLRDQVLATGAAAWRDAPETLLAAVILLDQFSRNIHRGTARAFEADALGLELARAAIARGWDRAMSDAWRVFLYMPFMHAEDAATQAESVRLFEALGVAENIPFARDHAEVVTRFGRFPSRNKALGREGSEAESEYLATRDSGW, encoded by the coding sequence ATGGCGAGCGATCTAGGGACCGAAGGCGCCGAAGTCCATGCAGCGGCGGCGAGGGTGCTGGCGTTCTGGTTCGACGAGACGCCGCCCGAGCGGCAATTCGCGCAGGATGCCGAGTTCGACGAAATGATCACCGATCGCTTTGGAGGCTTGCGCGATCAGGTGCTGGCGACCGGCGCGGCGGCGTGGCGCGATGCGCCCGAGACGTTGCTTGCGGCGGTGATCCTGCTCGACCAATTCTCGCGCAACATCCATCGCGGCACCGCGCGCGCATTCGAAGCCGACGCGCTGGGGCTCGAGCTGGCACGCGCGGCGATCGCGCGCGGATGGGACCGGGCGATGTCCGATGCCTGGCGGGTGTTCCTCTACATGCCCTTCATGCACGCCGAGGACGCTGCGACGCAGGCCGAGAGCGTGCGGTTGTTCGAGGCGCTGGGGGTGGCCGAAAACATCCCCTTCGCCCGCGATCACGCCGAGGTAGTGACGCGCTTCGGGCGGTTTCCGAGCCGCAATAAGGCGCTGGGACGCGAAGGCTCCGAAGCCGAGAGCGAATATCTGGCGACGCGCGACAGCGGCTGGTGA
- a CDS encoding NADH-quinone oxidoreductase subunit NuoE family protein, which translates to MKTIVRSNWSQAVLVCAKCSKKVGGGFGEGGKAPLAKALRRHLGLKKGRKGDAGIVEVRCLGVCPRNAVVVVNGADSRVWNLVQPGADLEEVATGLGLRRSSLP; encoded by the coding sequence ATGAAAACCATCGTGCGGTCGAACTGGTCGCAGGCGGTGCTCGTCTGCGCCAAATGCTCGAAAAAGGTCGGTGGCGGCTTCGGCGAGGGCGGCAAGGCGCCGCTCGCCAAGGCGTTGCGGCGTCACCTGGGGCTCAAGAAGGGCCGCAAGGGCGATGCCGGGATTGTCGAGGTGCGCTGCCTGGGCGTCTGTCCGCGCAACGCGGTGGTGGTGGTCAACGGTGCCGACAGCCGGGTGTGGAATTTGGTGCAGCCCGGGGCCGATCTCGAGGAGGTTGCAACCGGGCTCGGGTTGCGGCGTTCATCTCTTCCCTGA
- a CDS encoding J domain-containing protein: protein MARYTRSNDWGFPRWRGYGSGREATQVRLCDRHGCEEPGDRPAPKSPNSPERWYFCEVHAGEYNRGWNYFEGLSAEDAAKREAEERGDTSGYRESSHHAWAGPGDGSRSRDEMRALELLELEVDADFEAVRAAWRRQAKANHPDVRPGDAEAAARFQAIQAAYDVLRTAEERRQWQPG, encoded by the coding sequence ATGGCTCGTTATACTCGCTCGAACGATTGGGGATTCCCGCGCTGGCGGGGCTATGGCTCGGGCCGCGAGGCGACGCAGGTGCGGCTTTGCGACCGGCATGGCTGCGAGGAACCGGGCGATCGGCCCGCCCCCAAATCGCCTAACTCCCCAGAGCGCTGGTATTTTTGCGAGGTCCACGCCGGCGAGTACAACCGCGGCTGGAACTATTTCGAAGGGCTCAGCGCCGAAGACGCCGCCAAGCGCGAAGCCGAGGAGCGCGGCGATACATCGGGTTACCGCGAATCGAGCCATCACGCGTGGGCAGGACCGGGTGACGGGAGCCGTTCGCGCGACGAAATGCGCGCGCTCGAGCTGCTAGAACTCGAAGTCGATGCCGATTTCGAGGCGGTTCGTGCGGCATGGCGGCGGCAGGCAAAGGCGAATCACCCCGATGTCCGACCGGGCGATGCCGAAGCCGCGGCGCGGTTCCAGGCGATCCAGGCGGCGTATGACGTGCTGCGCACTGCCGAAGAACGCCGCCAATGGCAGCCCGGCTGA
- a CDS encoding SufE family protein, whose protein sequence is MQTLTDIADEYGFLDPDDRYRLLIDLGKALEPMPDPLKTDSTLVRGCSASVWVYPTVAGDGSLHFLADSNAAITKGIIALVLTSVQDKAPAAILATDIPDALAPFDLKNQLSSNRTQGIPNMIALIRETAERYA, encoded by the coding sequence ATGCAGACCCTCACCGACATCGCCGACGAATATGGCTTTCTCGATCCCGACGATCGCTATCGTTTGCTGATCGACCTTGGCAAGGCGCTCGAGCCGATGCCCGATCCGCTCAAGACCGACTCGACCTTGGTGCGCGGATGCTCGGCGTCGGTGTGGGTCTATCCCACCGTCGCGGGTGACGGCTCGCTGCACTTCCTGGCCGACAGCAACGCCGCGATCACGAAGGGGATCATCGCGCTGGTGCTGACCAGCGTGCAGGACAAGGCGCCCGCTGCGATCCTGGCGACCGACATCCCCGACGCGCTTGCGCCCTTCGATCTGAAGAACCAGCTGAGTTCGAACCGGACGCAGGGGATACCCAACATGATCGCGCTGATCCGGGAAACAGCGGAACGCTACGCCTAG
- a CDS encoding YdeI/OmpD-associated family protein, which yields MNDTFLHGTVHQALPDLQAAVRADPQAMVLWEQLTPLGRDEFICWVDDARQPATRQRRIQRTCEELLEGKKRPCCWPGCIHRTDKPPSRWQQAVLIDNGTGKPLS from the coding sequence ATGAACGACACATTTTTGCATGGTACCGTTCATCAAGCGCTGCCTGACCTTCAGGCAGCGGTGCGCGCTGATCCCCAAGCAATGGTGCTATGGGAGCAATTGACGCCCCTGGGACGCGACGAATTCATCTGCTGGGTCGACGACGCGAGGCAACCGGCCACACGCCAGCGCCGCATCCAGCGAACCTGCGAAGAACTACTAGAGGGCAAGAAGCGCCCTTGCTGCTGGCCGGGTTGCATCCACCGGACTGACAAGCCGCCAAGTCGCTGGCAGCAGGCGGTTCTGATCGATAACGGCACCGGGAAACCGCTTAGCTAG
- a CDS encoding inner membrane-spanning protein YciB produces the protein MTTKPPLSPTARMAIDYGPLVVFFAANSLLPGSQLERVLAATAVFMVAIIAAMVYSQLKAGTISPMLWLSGALVLVFGSLTLYFHDQAFIQMKPTIVYGMFAAILAFGLITGRPLLQSLLETAYPGLTPKGWRLLTINWMIFFVAQAGLNEVMRAWLDWDGWVAYKTWAVIPMTLVFAIANIPMLMRHGLKVSDPKEAPIPPEG, from the coding sequence ATGACCACCAAGCCTCCCCTCTCCCCCACCGCACGGATGGCAATCGATTACGGCCCGCTCGTGGTGTTCTTCGCCGCCAACAGCCTGTTGCCCGGCAGCCAGCTAGAGCGCGTGCTCGCGGCGACCGCGGTGTTCATGGTCGCGATCATTGCCGCGATGGTCTATTCGCAGCTCAAGGCAGGGACGATCTCGCCGATGCTGTGGCTGTCGGGCGCGCTGGTGCTCGTGTTCGGCAGCCTGACGCTGTATTTCCACGATCAGGCCTTCATCCAGATGAAGCCGACGATCGTCTACGGCATGTTCGCCGCGATCCTGGCGTTCGGCCTGATCACCGGACGGCCGCTGCTGCAGAGCCTGCTCGAAACCGCCTATCCGGGGCTCACCCCCAAGGGGTGGCGGCTGTTGACGATCAACTGGATGATATTCTTCGTCGCGCAGGCGGGGCTCAACGAGGTGATGCGCGCCTGGCTCGATTGGGACGGCTGGGTCGCTTACAAGACCTGGGCGGTCATCCCGATGACGCTGGTCTTCGCGATCGCCAACATCCCGATGCTGATGCGCCATGGCCTAAAGGTGAGCGACCCCAAGGAAGCGCCGATTCCGCCCGAGGGTTGA
- the ftsY gene encoding signal recognition particle-docking protein FtsY: MTNSSWHDRLLGGFRKTSDRLIGNLAGLSAARLDDSTLDEIEEALIASDLGPQTAARIRTRLADGAYERNMEELGIRLVVSEEIEKVLEKVAQPLEIDAFPRPQVILVIGVNGSGKTTTIAKLAKTLVDQDYGVMLCAGDTFRAAAIGQLQTWADRVGVPLVRGSEGGDAAGIVFEAVKQATATGIDVLIVDTAGRLQNKRELMDELAKIRRVLGRLNPESPHDVVLVLDATTGQNALSQIEVFKEVAGVTGLVMTKLDGTARGGVLVAAAEKYRLPIHAIGVGEQADDLRPFDANEVARIISGVEAMVR, from the coding sequence ATGACCAACTCCAGCTGGCACGATCGCCTGCTCGGCGGCTTCCGCAAGACATCGGACCGGTTGATCGGCAACCTTGCGGGCCTGTCGGCGGCGCGGCTCGACGATTCGACGCTCGACGAGATCGAGGAGGCGCTGATCGCCTCCGACCTTGGCCCCCAGACTGCCGCGCGGATTCGCACCCGCCTTGCCGATGGTGCCTATGAGCGCAACATGGAAGAGCTGGGCATCCGCCTGGTCGTCTCCGAAGAGATCGAGAAGGTGCTCGAAAAGGTCGCGCAGCCGCTCGAGATCGACGCTTTCCCGCGCCCACAGGTGATCCTGGTGATCGGCGTCAACGGATCGGGCAAGACCACGACGATCGCCAAGCTCGCCAAAACATTGGTCGACCAGGATTATGGCGTGATGCTCTGCGCGGGCGATACCTTCCGCGCCGCCGCGATCGGCCAGTTGCAGACCTGGGCCGACCGGGTCGGCGTGCCGCTGGTGCGCGGCAGCGAAGGCGGCGACGCGGCTGGCATCGTGTTCGAAGCGGTGAAGCAGGCAACTGCGACCGGCATCGACGTGCTGATCGTCGACACCGCCGGCCGGCTGCAGAACAAGCGCGAACTGATGGACGAGCTGGCGAAAATCCGCCGCGTGCTGGGGCGCCTGAACCCCGAATCGCCGCACGACGTGGTGCTCGTCCTCGACGCAACTACCGGCCAGAATGCGCTCAGCCAGATCGAGGTCTTCAAGGAAGTCGCCGGCGTTACCGGGCTGGTGATGACCAAGCTCGACGGCACCGCGCGCGGCGGCGTGCTGGTGGCTGCGGCGGAAAAGTACCGGCTACCGATCCACGCGATCGGCGTAGGGGAGCAGGCGGATGACCTGCGCCCGTTCGACGCCAACGAAGTCGCACGGATCATATCGGGGGTCGAGGCGATGGTGCGATGA
- the pspF gene encoding phage shock protein operon transcriptional activator, whose product MDRIAPVIGQASVFLDALERASRAATLDRPVLVIGERGTGKELVAERLHRLSNRWDQPLVIMNCAALPETLIEAELFGHEAGAFTGASKSRAGRFEEADGGTLFLDELGTLSMAAQDRLLRAVEYGEITRIGSSRAMRVDVRIVAATNEHLPARVEQGTFRADLLDRLSFEVVTLPPLRARVGDILVLADHFGRRMAAEIGWEQWPGFGPNATEMLERYGWPGNVRELRNAVERAVYRWEGGGAVDAIQIDPFDSPYRPGASAAPMSAEATPVEVATEPVEGDFRTRVQSYERRLLTRALAEHRHNQRSTAAALGLTYDQLRHALRKHSLL is encoded by the coding sequence ATGGATCGTATCGCACCCGTAATAGGCCAGGCTTCGGTCTTTCTCGACGCACTCGAGCGCGCCAGCCGCGCCGCGACGCTCGACCGCCCGGTGCTGGTGATCGGCGAGCGCGGGACCGGCAAGGAGCTGGTCGCCGAGCGGCTGCATCGCCTGAGCAACCGCTGGGATCAGCCGCTCGTCATCATGAACTGCGCCGCGCTCCCCGAAACGCTGATCGAGGCCGAATTGTTCGGCCACGAAGCCGGCGCCTTCACCGGCGCGTCGAAGTCGCGCGCGGGGCGCTTCGAGGAAGCCGATGGCGGCACCTTGTTTCTCGACGAGCTCGGCACGCTGTCGATGGCGGCGCAGGACCGGCTGCTGCGCGCGGTCGAATATGGCGAGATCACGCGGATCGGCTCGTCGCGCGCGATGCGCGTCGATGTGCGGATCGTCGCGGCGACCAACGAGCATCTGCCCGCGCGCGTCGAACAGGGGACGTTCCGCGCCGATCTGCTCGACCGGCTGAGCTTCGAGGTGGTGACGCTGCCGCCGCTGCGCGCGCGGGTGGGCGACATCCTGGTGCTCGCCGATCATTTCGGGCGGCGGATGGCGGCCGAGATCGGCTGGGAGCAATGGCCGGGGTTCGGCCCGAACGCGACCGAGATGCTCGAACGCTATGGCTGGCCGGGCAATGTCCGCGAGCTGCGCAACGCGGTCGAGCGTGCCGTGTATCGCTGGGAAGGCGGCGGCGCGGTCGATGCGATCCAGATCGACCCGTTCGATTCGCCCTATCGCCCGGGTGCGTCGGCGGCGCCGATGAGTGCCGAGGCGACGCCGGTCGAGGTCGCGACCGAGCCGGTCGAGGGCGACTTCCGCACCCGCGTCCAGAGTTATGAGCGCCGCCTGCTCACGCGCGCGCTCGCCGAGCATCGCCACAACCAGCGCAGCACCGCGGCGGCGCTCGGGCTGACCTACGACCAGCTGCGCCACGCGCTTCGCAAGCATTCGTTGCTGTAG
- the mtaB gene encoding tRNA (N(6)-L-threonylcarbamoyladenosine(37)-C(2))-methylthiotransferase MtaB gives MPVTNIVTLGCRLNIAESETIRALVGDRAVAVVNSCAVTNEAVANTNRAIRRLRRLHPDAELVVTGCASNIDPEHYRSMPEVDRVVSNVTKLDPMHWAPDALTAPRPVFASHSRAFVEVQNGCDHRCTFCAIPYGRGPSRSLPAGGVIGQVRRFVDAGHREIVLTGVDLTSYGHDLPGQPTLGQLVERILTHVPALPRLRLSSLDGIEIDDRLFALLTQEPRVMPHVHLSLQAGDDMILKRMKRRHSRAQSVALVERLKAARPAIAIGADLIAGFPTEDDAAFANTLALLDDCDVVHPHIFSFSPRSGTPAARMPQVAPAVVKQRAARLREAAQRRRSAWLRSLVGTRQSILVERPGDRGHAENFAEVKLASEPFAASPGRVAPTLITAATETALTGNFA, from the coding sequence TTGCCGGTGACGAACATCGTCACCCTCGGCTGTCGCCTGAACATCGCCGAAAGCGAAACGATCCGCGCATTGGTCGGCGACCGCGCGGTGGCGGTGGTCAACAGCTGCGCGGTGACCAACGAGGCAGTGGCCAACACCAACCGCGCGATCCGCCGCCTGCGCCGGCTCCATCCCGATGCCGAACTCGTCGTGACGGGATGTGCGTCGAACATCGATCCAGAACACTATCGGTCGATGCCCGAAGTCGATCGCGTCGTGTCCAACGTGACCAAGCTCGATCCGATGCACTGGGCGCCCGACGCCCTGACCGCACCGCGTCCCGTTTTCGCCAGCCATTCGCGCGCGTTTGTCGAGGTACAGAATGGCTGCGACCATCGCTGCACCTTCTGCGCGATCCCCTACGGCCGTGGCCCTAGCCGGTCGCTGCCCGCAGGCGGTGTGATAGGACAGGTCCGCCGGTTCGTCGATGCCGGCCACCGCGAAATCGTCCTCACCGGCGTCGACCTGACCAGCTATGGCCACGACCTTCCCGGCCAGCCGACGCTCGGCCAGCTGGTCGAGCGGATTCTCACCCACGTCCCCGCCCTCCCGCGTCTTCGGCTGTCCTCGCTTGACGGGATCGAGATCGATGACCGGCTGTTCGCGCTGCTGACGCAGGAGCCGCGGGTGATGCCGCATGTCCATCTGTCGCTACAGGCGGGCGACGACATGATCCTCAAGCGGATGAAGCGGCGCCATAGCCGCGCGCAATCGGTGGCATTGGTCGAGCGCCTCAAGGCCGCGCGCCCGGCAATCGCGATCGGCGCCGACCTGATCGCGGGCTTCCCGACCGAGGACGATGCCGCGTTTGCAAACACGCTGGCATTGCTCGACGATTGCGACGTCGTTCACCCCCACATCTTCTCCTTCTCGCCGCGCAGCGGCACGCCCGCCGCACGGATGCCGCAAGTCGCGCCCGCGGTGGTGAAGCAACGTGCCGCGAGGCTGCGCGAGGCGGCGCAACGCCGCCGCTCGGCATGGCTCCGATCGCTGGTCGGCACTCGCCAATCGATCCTGGTCGAACGCCCAGGCGACCGCGGCCATGCCGAGAACTTCGCCGAGGTGAAACTGGCCTCCGAACCGTTCGCAGCCTCCCCGGGACGCGTCGCCCCGACCCTCATCACCGCCGCCACCGAAACCGCGCTTACAGGAAATTTCGCATGA